A section of the Streptomyces xinghaiensis S187 genome encodes:
- a CDS encoding alpha/beta hydrolase, which translates to MSSLSELGSSAPASWFSGSPASRAALVLGLVLILLATTGWTAIRTHRPQPGARAAAQAAWNRASADGRRLPRPESSPAAVRDFFRSLGERQRRRLAERHALVVGNLNGAPTALRYRANRTALRQAIAAERTRLDDPRLTELGREQVARRMQRYGSLLRGNRQILAFDPTGPGRVAEVFGDLDSAQRVSVVVPGVDTHLLTFERTRRTFTAPVGMARALHRAERAAAPRVRTAVIAWADYTSPAGVGVDAAAGRLAAAGAVTLRALVRALPGSSSVALFCHSYGSVVCGVAARSLPSRVTDIAVAGSPGMRAERVADLGGRARIWATRDADDWIEDVPNLEFGALGHGVDPVSPAFGARLLSAAGATGHTGYFVPGTASLANFARVGVGDLAAVSCPPGRGTGCGQPAPSPGHRTL; encoded by the coding sequence GTGTCTTCCTTGTCTGAGCTCGGCTCCTCCGCTCCCGCCTCCTGGTTCAGCGGCTCCCCCGCCTCGCGGGCGGCGCTCGTCCTGGGCCTGGTGCTGATACTGCTGGCCACCACCGGCTGGACCGCGATCCGGACCCACCGCCCGCAGCCGGGGGCCCGCGCCGCCGCGCAGGCCGCCTGGAACCGCGCTTCGGCCGACGGACGGAGACTCCCCCGGCCCGAGTCCTCCCCGGCGGCCGTCCGGGACTTCTTCCGCTCGCTCGGCGAGAGGCAGCGCCGGCGGCTCGCCGAGCGCCACGCGCTGGTCGTGGGCAACCTCAACGGCGCCCCGACGGCCCTGCGCTACCGGGCCAACCGCACCGCGCTGCGGCAGGCGATCGCCGCCGAACGGACCCGGCTCGACGACCCCCGGCTCACCGAGCTCGGCCGGGAGCAGGTGGCCCGCAGGATGCAGCGCTACGGCTCGCTGCTGCGCGGAAACCGGCAGATCCTCGCCTTCGACCCGACCGGCCCCGGCCGGGTCGCGGAGGTCTTCGGCGACCTCGACTCGGCCCAGCGGGTCTCCGTCGTGGTGCCCGGGGTCGACACCCATCTGCTCACCTTCGAACGCACCCGGCGGACGTTCACGGCGCCGGTCGGCATGGCGCGGGCGCTGCACCGCGCCGAGCGCGCGGCCGCGCCCCGGGTCCGCACCGCCGTCATCGCCTGGGCCGACTACACCAGCCCGGCGGGGGTCGGCGTGGACGCCGCCGCGGGCCGGCTCGCCGCGGCGGGCGCCGTCACCCTGCGGGCGCTGGTCCGGGCGCTGCCGGGATCGTCGAGCGTCGCCCTGTTCTGCCACAGCTACGGCTCCGTGGTCTGCGGCGTCGCCGCCCGCTCGCTGCCGTCCCGGGTCACCGACATAGCGGTCGCGGGAAGCCCCGGGATGCGGGCCGAGCGGGTCGCGGACCTCGGCGGGCGGGCCCGGATCTGGGCCACCCGGGACGCCGACGACTGGATCGAGGACGTGCCGAATCTGGAGTTCGGGGCGCTCGGCCACGGAGTGGACCCGGTCTCCCCGGCCTTCGGCGCCCGGCTGCTCTCCGCCGCGGGCGCCACCGGCCACACCGGCTACTTCGTGCCGGGCACCGCCAGCCTGGCGAACTTCGCCCGGGTCGGCGTGGGCGACCTCGCCGCCGTGAGCTGCCCGCCCGGCCGGGGGACGGGCTGCGGGCAGCCCGCGCCGTCTCCCGGGCACCGGACGCTGTGA
- a CDS encoding TetR family transcriptional regulator, with protein sequence MTTDRPEGAPGGLRERKKRRTRDALIRSALELFTTRGYEETTVDDIAEAAGVSQRTFFRYFAGKEAVAFSVHDLVEEHFLDAFRARPDGEPPLTALRRAVSVTWDTFGEAVGETVEPGLHMRMYQVIESTPALLATAMCRSAELEDHLVRDIARRAGTDPVTDLRPRVLVAAFTGVMRMTGRIWGAGPDASAEALRRLTERHLDAIGPALALDGPAPED encoded by the coding sequence GTGACGACCGACCGCCCCGAGGGGGCACCGGGCGGGCTCCGCGAGCGCAAGAAGAGACGGACCCGCGACGCGCTGATCCGCTCGGCCCTGGAACTCTTCACCACCCGGGGCTACGAGGAGACGACGGTCGATGACATCGCCGAGGCCGCCGGGGTCTCCCAGCGGACCTTCTTCCGCTACTTCGCCGGCAAGGAGGCGGTCGCCTTCTCCGTCCACGACCTCGTCGAGGAGCACTTCCTCGACGCCTTCCGGGCCCGGCCGGACGGCGAGCCGCCGCTGACCGCGCTGCGCCGGGCCGTCTCCGTCACCTGGGACACCTTCGGCGAGGCCGTCGGCGAGACCGTCGAGCCCGGGCTGCACATGCGGATGTACCAGGTCATCGAGTCGACACCCGCCCTGCTCGCCACCGCGATGTGCCGCTCGGCGGAGCTGGAGGACCACCTCGTCCGCGACATCGCCCGCCGGGCCGGGACGGACCCGGTCACCGACCTCCGGCCACGGGTGCTCGTCGCCGCCTTCACCGGCGTGATGCGGATGACCGGCCGGATCTGGGGCGCGGGGCCGGACGCGAGCGCCGAGGCGCTGCGCCGGCTCACCGAGCGCCATCTCGACGCGATCGGCCCCGCCCTGGCCCTGGACGGGCCGGCGCCGGAGGACTGA
- a CDS encoding MFS transporter, protein MTSQTTVADAAPDLPEPGPRKGLRGHPWLTLLSVAIGVMMVALDGTIVAIANPAIQQDLGASLADVQWITNGYLLALAVSLITAGKLGDRFGHRQTFLIGIAGFALASGAIGLSASVPLVVGFRVLQGLFGALLMPAALGLLRATFPAEKLNMAIGIWGMVIGASTAGGPIVGGLLVEHVSWQSVFFINVPVGIAALLMGLVILRDHRAENAPRSFDIPGILLLSAAMFFLIWALIKAPAWGWGDGLTLGFLTAAVLTFAAFAFWETKVREPLIPLGMFRSVPLSAGTVLMVLMAFAFMGGIFFVTFYLQNVHGMSPVDSGLHLLPLTGMMIVSSPIAGALITKVGPRVPLVGGMVFTAAAMFGMSTLETDSGSGVMSLWFVLLGLGLAPVMVGATEVIVGNAPLELSGVAGGLQQAAMQVGGSLGTAVLGATMAARVDDQLPGNWAEAQLPPVTPEQMSKMSEAVEVGMPPLTKETPPQVAEIITGVTHETFVSGMGFSFTVAGGVAVLAVVVALFTNRGVNAGAGAGGAHI, encoded by the coding sequence ATGACGTCTCAGACCACCGTCGCCGACGCGGCGCCGGACCTTCCCGAGCCCGGACCCCGCAAGGGCCTGCGGGGACACCCCTGGCTCACTCTTCTCTCCGTCGCGATCGGCGTGATGATGGTGGCCCTCGACGGCACGATCGTCGCGATCGCCAACCCGGCGATCCAGCAGGACCTCGGGGCCTCGCTCGCCGACGTCCAGTGGATAACCAACGGCTATCTGCTCGCCCTCGCCGTCTCCCTCATCACGGCGGGCAAGCTCGGCGACCGCTTCGGGCACCGCCAGACCTTCCTGATCGGCATAGCCGGCTTCGCCCTCGCCTCGGGGGCCATCGGCCTCTCCGCCAGCGTGCCGCTGGTGGTCGGCTTCCGGGTCCTCCAGGGCCTCTTCGGCGCGCTGCTGATGCCCGCCGCGCTGGGCCTGCTGCGGGCCACCTTCCCGGCCGAGAAGCTCAACATGGCGATCGGCATCTGGGGCATGGTCATCGGTGCCTCCACCGCGGGCGGGCCGATCGTGGGCGGTCTGCTGGTCGAGCACGTCAGCTGGCAGTCGGTCTTCTTCATCAACGTGCCGGTGGGCATCGCCGCCCTCCTGATGGGCCTGGTGATCCTCCGTGACCACCGCGCGGAGAACGCCCCGCGCTCCTTCGACATCCCCGGCATCCTGCTGCTGTCGGCCGCGATGTTCTTCCTCATCTGGGCGCTGATCAAGGCCCCCGCCTGGGGCTGGGGCGACGGGCTCACCCTGGGCTTCCTGACCGCCGCGGTGCTCACCTTCGCGGCGTTCGCGTTCTGGGAGACGAAGGTCCGCGAACCGCTCATCCCGCTGGGGATGTTCCGCTCCGTGCCGCTGTCCGCCGGTACGGTCCTGATGGTGCTGATGGCCTTCGCCTTCATGGGCGGGATCTTCTTCGTCACCTTCTACCTGCAGAACGTGCACGGCATGAGCCCGGTCGACAGCGGGCTCCATCTGCTGCCGCTCACCGGCATGATGATCGTGTCCTCGCCGATCGCCGGCGCCCTCATCACCAAGGTCGGCCCGCGGGTGCCGCTGGTCGGCGGCATGGTGTTCACGGCCGCCGCCATGTTCGGCATGTCCACCCTGGAGACGGACTCCGGCAGCGGTGTCATGTCCCTGTGGTTCGTCCTGCTCGGCCTCGGCCTGGCGCCGGTCATGGTCGGCGCGACCGAGGTGATCGTCGGCAACGCGCCGCTGGAGCTGTCCGGTGTGGCCGGCGGTCTCCAGCAGGCGGCGATGCAGGTCGGCGGCAGCCTCGGCACGGCCGTGCTCGGCGCGACCATGGCCGCCCGGGTCGACGACCAGCTGCCCGGCAACTGGGCGGAGGCCCAGCTGCCGCCGGTCACCCCGGAGCAGATGTCGAAGATGTCCGAGGCCGTGGAGGTCGGCATGCCGCCGCTCACCAAGGAGACGCCGCCGCAGGTCGCGGAGATCATCACCGGCGTCACCCATGAGACGTTCGTGTCCGGCATGGGCTTCTCGTTCACCGTCGCGGGCGGGGTCGCGGTCCTCGCCGTCGTGGTCGCCCTCTTCACCAACCGGGGCGTCAACGCCGGGGCCGGTGCCGGCGGCGCCCACATCTGA
- a CDS encoding peptidase inhibitor family I36 protein, translated as MTRSFPATRPVLTTASVAATALAAALVPAAPLAAAAPPAPPGPRTSAAPASPAAEPPAPSSGSCPSGAFCLWDRHGYGGTRTAHELSGTDIESCIPLPAGASAGSLANRTGRPVTTYQSAECGETGEFDTYPGGGTWVPDSPYRVRAFKIWEN; from the coding sequence ATGACGCGTTCTTTCCCGGCGACCCGCCCTGTCCTGACGACCGCGTCCGTGGCCGCCACCGCGCTGGCCGCCGCCCTGGTCCCGGCCGCCCCGCTCGCCGCCGCGGCCCCTCCGGCACCCCCGGGGCCACGGACGTCCGCGGCGCCCGCGTCCCCGGCGGCGGAACCGCCCGCCCCCTCCTCCGGCTCCTGCCCGTCCGGGGCGTTCTGCCTCTGGGACCGCCACGGATACGGCGGCACCCGCACCGCCCACGAACTCTCCGGCACCGACATCGAGAGCTGTATCCCGCTGCCCGCCGGAGCCTCGGCGGGCTCGCTGGCCAACCGCACCGGCCGGCCCGTCACCACCTACCAGAGCGCCGAGTGCGGGGAGACGGGCGAGTTCGACACCTATCCGGGCGGCGGCACCTGGGTGCCCGACTCCCCGTACCGGGTGCGGGCGTTCAAGATCTGGGAGAACTGA
- a CDS encoding potassium channel family protein — translation MSETPSGLHQRERWERRTQGPLLALSLLFAAAYTVPIVLPDSDPWVREAGRAVEWGVWAAFAVDLAIRLHLSPRKLRFLRENPLAVLAVALPLLQPLRLLRLVSGLLLAGHRARLAAATAQIRLTTYVAGSCAGLLLFGSLAVLEVERKSPEGNITTFGDAVWWSFTTMPTVGYGDLAPTTGLGRVLAVGLMLSGIALLGVVTANIAAWFISQFDRENAEEQRQTAAIDELTAEVRALRAELAAAGEGRAAAPEPAGRNGGGPGVSSPRS, via the coding sequence ATGAGCGAGACACCGTCCGGCCTGCACCAGAGGGAGCGCTGGGAGCGCCGCACCCAGGGGCCGCTGCTGGCGCTGTCCCTGCTGTTCGCGGCCGCCTACACCGTGCCGATCGTCCTGCCGGACAGCGACCCGTGGGTGCGCGAGGCCGGCCGGGCCGTGGAGTGGGGGGTCTGGGCGGCCTTCGCCGTGGACCTCGCCATCAGGCTGCACCTGTCGCCGCGGAAGCTGCGGTTCCTCCGCGAGAATCCGCTGGCTGTGCTCGCCGTGGCCCTTCCGCTGCTCCAGCCGCTGCGGCTGCTGCGCCTGGTCTCCGGGCTGCTGCTGGCGGGGCACCGGGCCCGGCTGGCCGCGGCCACCGCCCAGATCCGCCTCACCACCTACGTGGCCGGCTCCTGCGCCGGACTGCTGCTGTTCGGCTCGCTGGCCGTCCTGGAGGTCGAGCGCAAGTCCCCCGAGGGGAACATCACGACGTTCGGCGACGCGGTGTGGTGGTCGTTCACCACCATGCCCACGGTCGGCTACGGCGATCTGGCCCCGACCACCGGGCTGGGCAGGGTGCTGGCGGTCGGGCTGATGCTCTCCGGGATCGCGCTGCTCGGTGTCGTCACCGCGAACATCGCCGCCTGGTTCATCTCCCAGTTCGACCGCGAGAACGCCGAGGAGCAGCGTCAGACGGCGGCCATCGACGAGCTCACCGCCGAGGTCCGGGCGCTGCGTGCGGAGCTCGCGGCGGCCGGTGAGGGCCGCGCCGCCGCCCCGGAGCCGGCCGGGCGGAACGGCGGCGGGCCGGGTGTCAGTTCTCCCAGATCTTGA
- the aceE gene encoding pyruvate dehydrogenase (acetyl-transferring), homodimeric type encodes MASASDRNPIIIGGLPSQVPDFDPEETQEWLDSLDAAVDERGRERARYLMLRLIERARAKRVAVPEMRSTDYVNTIATRDEPFFPGNEEIERKILNATRWNAAVMVSRAQRPGIGVGGHIATFASSASLYDVGFNHFFRGKDAGDGGDQIFFQGHASPGVYARAFLLDRLSEAQLDGFRQEKSKAPDGLSSYPHPRSMPDFWEFPTVSMGLGPLGAIYQARMNRYMEARGIADTSDSHVWAYLGDGEMDEPESIGQLSIAAREGLDNLTFVVNCNLQRLDGPVRGNGKIIQELESQFRGAGWNVIKLVWDRTWDPLLAQDRDGLLVNKLNTTPDGQFQTYATESGSYIREHFFGGDQRLRKMVENMTDDQILHLGRGGHDHKKIYAAYKAAKEHKGQPTVILAQTVKGWTLGPNFEGRNATHQMKKLTVDDLKMFRDRLHLPIPDKELESGAPPYFHPGRDSEEIQYMHDRRKALGGYVPTRVVRSKPLVLPGDKTYATVKKGTGQQQIATTMAFVRLLKDLMRDKEIGKRFVLIAPDEYRTFGMDSFFPSAKIYNPLGQQYESVDRELLLAYKESPTGQLLHDGITEAGCTASLIAAGSAYATHGEPLIPVYVFYSMFGFQRTGDQFWQMADQLSRGFVLGATAGRTTLTGEGLQHADGHSQLLASTNPAAVSYDPAYGYEIAHIVKDGLRRMYGEDSENVFYYLTVYNEPIQHPAEPENVDVEGILKGLYRLRQGERGMIPAQIMASGVAVPWALEAQRILAEEWDVRADVWSATSWNELRKEAVAVEEHNLLHPEEEQRVPYVTTKLRDAEGPKVAVSDWMRAVPDQIARWVPGTYQSLGADGFGFADTRGAARRFFHIDAQSIVVAVLTELARDGKVDRSVLKQAIDRYQLLDPRAANPGTAGGDA; translated from the coding sequence GTGGCTTCCGCATCCGATCGCAACCCGATCATCATTGGCGGTCTTCCCAGCCAGGTCCCGGACTTCGATCCCGAGGAGACCCAGGAGTGGCTCGACTCGCTCGACGCAGCCGTCGATGAGCGAGGCCGGGAACGCGCCCGTTACCTGATGCTCCGCCTCATCGAGCGGGCACGCGCCAAACGCGTCGCCGTCCCCGAGATGCGCAGCACGGACTACGTCAACACCATCGCGACCAGGGACGAGCCGTTCTTCCCGGGCAACGAGGAGATCGAGCGCAAGATCCTCAACGCGACCCGCTGGAACGCGGCCGTCATGGTCTCCCGTGCCCAGCGCCCGGGCATCGGCGTCGGCGGCCACATCGCCACCTTCGCCTCCTCCGCCTCGCTCTACGACGTGGGCTTCAACCACTTCTTCCGCGGCAAGGACGCCGGCGACGGCGGCGACCAGATCTTCTTCCAGGGCCACGCCTCGCCCGGCGTCTACGCCCGCGCCTTCCTGCTGGACCGCCTCTCCGAGGCCCAGCTCGACGGCTTCCGCCAGGAGAAGTCCAAGGCCCCCGACGGCCTCTCCAGCTACCCGCACCCGCGGTCGATGCCGGACTTCTGGGAGTTCCCGACGGTCTCCATGGGCCTCGGCCCGCTCGGCGCGATCTACCAGGCGCGGATGAACCGCTACATGGAGGCGCGCGGCATCGCCGACACCTCCGACTCCCACGTCTGGGCCTACCTCGGCGACGGCGAGATGGACGAGCCCGAGTCGATCGGCCAGCTCTCCATCGCCGCCCGCGAGGGCCTGGACAACCTCACCTTCGTGGTGAACTGCAACCTGCAGCGGCTCGACGGCCCGGTACGCGGCAACGGCAAGATCATCCAGGAGCTGGAGTCGCAGTTCCGCGGCGCCGGCTGGAACGTCATCAAGCTGGTCTGGGACCGCACCTGGGACCCGCTGCTGGCCCAGGACCGGGACGGCCTGCTGGTCAACAAGCTGAACACCACCCCCGACGGCCAGTTCCAGACGTACGCCACCGAGAGCGGCTCGTACATCCGCGAGCACTTCTTCGGCGGCGACCAGCGGCTGCGCAAGATGGTCGAGAACATGACCGACGACCAGATCCTGCACCTGGGCCGCGGCGGTCACGACCACAAGAAGATCTACGCGGCGTACAAGGCGGCCAAGGAGCACAAGGGCCAGCCCACCGTGATCCTGGCCCAGACCGTCAAGGGCTGGACGCTCGGCCCCAACTTCGAGGGCCGCAACGCGACCCACCAGATGAAGAAGCTGACGGTCGACGACCTGAAGATGTTCCGCGACCGGCTGCACCTGCCGATCCCGGACAAGGAGCTGGAGTCCGGCGCACCGCCGTACTTCCACCCGGGGCGCGACTCCGAGGAGATCCAGTACATGCACGACCGCCGCAAGGCGCTGGGCGGCTATGTGCCGACCCGCGTGGTGCGGTCGAAGCCGCTGGTGCTGCCCGGGGACAAGACCTACGCGACGGTGAAGAAGGGCACCGGGCAGCAGCAGATCGCCACCACCATGGCCTTCGTGCGGCTGCTCAAGGACCTCATGCGGGACAAGGAGATCGGCAAGCGCTTCGTGCTGATCGCGCCCGACGAGTACCGCACCTTCGGCATGGACTCGTTCTTCCCGAGCGCCAAGATCTACAACCCGCTGGGCCAGCAGTACGAGTCCGTGGACCGCGAGCTGCTCCTCGCGTACAAGGAGTCGCCGACGGGCCAGCTGCTGCACGACGGCATCACCGAGGCGGGCTGCACGGCCTCGCTGATCGCGGCCGGCTCGGCCTACGCCACGCACGGCGAGCCGCTGATCCCGGTCTACGTCTTCTACTCGATGTTCGGGTTCCAGCGGACCGGCGACCAGTTCTGGCAGATGGCCGACCAGCTCTCCCGCGGCTTCGTGCTCGGCGCCACCGCCGGCCGCACCACGCTGACCGGTGAGGGCCTGCAGCACGCGGACGGCCACTCCCAGCTGCTGGCCTCCACCAACCCGGCCGCCGTGTCCTACGACCCGGCGTACGGGTACGAGATCGCGCACATCGTCAAGGACGGTCTGCGCCGGATGTACGGCGAGGACAGCGAGAACGTCTTCTACTACCTCACCGTCTACAACGAGCCGATCCAGCACCCGGCCGAGCCGGAGAACGTGGACGTCGAGGGCATCCTCAAGGGCCTCTACCGCCTCAGGCAGGGCGAGCGGGGCATGATCCCGGCGCAGATCATGGCGTCCGGTGTCGCGGTGCCGTGGGCCCTGGAGGCGCAGCGCATCCTCGCCGAGGAGTGGGACGTCCGGGCGGACGTCTGGTCGGCCACGTCCTGGAACGAGCTGCGGAAGGAAGCCGTCGCGGTGGAGGAGCACAATCTGCTCCACCCCGAGGAGGAGCAGCGCGTCCCGTACGTCACCACCAAGCTGCGGGACGCCGAGGGCCCGAAGGTGGCCGTGTCCGACTGGATGCGGGCGGTTCCGGACCAGATCGCGCGCTGGGTGCCGGGGACGTACCAGTCGCTGGGCGCGGACGGCTTCGGCTTCGCGGACACCCGCGGCGCGGCCCGGCGCTTCTTCCACATCGACGCCCAGTCGATCGTGGTGGCGGTCCTCACCGAGCTGGCGCGGGACGGGAAGGTGGACCGCTCCGTGCTGAAGCAGGCCATCGACCGCTACCAGCTGCTGGACCCGAGGGCGGCGAACCCCGGTACGGCGGGCGGCGACGCCTGA
- a CDS encoding DUF3052 domain-containing protein: MSATADHAEERTNPAARLGFQPGQVVQELGYDDDTEQDLRAAIEELTGTELVDEDYDDVADAVVLWFREDDGDLTDALVDATTMIDAGAPIWLLTPKTGRDGYVEASEIGEAASTAGLAQTSSVSAGKDWAGSRLVTPKAARSGKR, encoded by the coding sequence GTGAGCGCGACCGCGGACCACGCGGAGGAGCGGACCAACCCTGCCGCCAGGCTGGGTTTCCAGCCCGGACAGGTGGTCCAGGAGCTCGGTTACGACGACGACACCGAGCAGGATCTGCGTGCGGCCATCGAGGAACTGACCGGCACGGAGCTCGTCGACGAGGACTACGACGACGTGGCCGACGCCGTGGTGCTGTGGTTCCGAGAGGACGACGGCGACCTGACGGACGCGCTGGTGGACGCCACCACCATGATCGACGCGGGTGCCCCGATCTGGCTGCTGACGCCGAAGACCGGCCGCGACGGCTACGTCGAGGCCAGTGAGATCGGCGAAGCCGCCTCCACCGCCGGACTGGCGCAGACCAGCAGCGTCAGCGCCGGGAAGGACTGGGCGGGCAGCCGCCTCGTCACTCCCAAGGCGGCCCGCTCCGGGAAGCGGTAG
- a CDS encoding peroxiredoxin has product MAIDVGTQAPDFELKNQHGELVRLSDFRGEKNVVLLFYPFAFTGVCTGELCALRDELPQFVNDDVQLLAVSNDSPFSLRVFSEQENLEYPLLSDFWPHGEASRAYGVFDEEKGCAVRGTFIIDKEGVVRWTVVNGLPDARDLNDYAKALGAL; this is encoded by the coding sequence ATGGCGATCGATGTCGGCACCCAGGCCCCTGACTTCGAGCTCAAGAACCAGCACGGTGAGCTCGTGAGGCTCTCGGACTTCCGCGGTGAGAAGAACGTCGTCCTCCTCTTCTACCCCTTCGCCTTCACCGGCGTCTGCACGGGCGAGCTCTGTGCCCTCCGCGACGAGCTGCCCCAGTTCGTCAACGACGACGTGCAGCTGCTCGCGGTCTCCAACGACTCCCCGTTCTCGCTGCGGGTCTTCTCCGAGCAGGAGAACCTGGAGTACCCGCTGCTCTCCGACTTCTGGCCGCACGGCGAGGCCTCGCGCGCCTACGGCGTCTTCGACGAGGAGAAGGGCTGCGCCGTGCGCGGCACCTTCATCATCGACAAGGAGGGCGTGGTCCGCTGGACCGTCGTCAACGGCCTCCCGGACGCCCGGGACCTGAACGACTACGCCAAGGCCCTCGGCGCGCTCTGA